The following proteins are encoded in a genomic region of Fundidesulfovibrio soli:
- a CDS encoding glycosyltransferase family 2 protein produces the protein MLTLSVVTPSFNQGRFIVRTIESVLGQGVPVEYVVMDGDSCDDTADHVKPYEGRLHFVSQRDKGQTDAVNKGIAVTTGEVIGWLNSDDVYYPGAFQAVLEHFEANPECDVVYGMADHIDVNDGVIEPYPSEPFDIDRLEETCFICQPALFFRRRVVARWGLPDVNLRYCMDYEYWLRLGLGGARFDYIPVKLAGSRFYPDTKTLGQRLQVHAEINSMMADTLGYVPDRWLANWAHALLRDSWGLKPERKSTTALISLFTLGASLWWNKGVSRTLWRTVRSWMGW, from the coding sequence ATGTTGACGCTGAGCGTTGTCACCCCTTCGTTTAATCAGGGCCGTTTCATCGTGCGCACCATCGAATCGGTGCTGGGCCAGGGCGTGCCCGTGGAATACGTGGTCATGGACGGCGACTCCTGCGACGACACCGCCGACCACGTGAAGCCCTACGAAGGGCGGCTGCACTTCGTCTCCCAGCGGGACAAGGGCCAGACCGACGCCGTGAACAAGGGCATCGCCGTGACCACCGGCGAGGTCATCGGCTGGCTCAACTCCGACGACGTCTACTACCCCGGGGCTTTCCAGGCGGTGCTGGAGCACTTCGAGGCCAACCCGGAGTGCGACGTGGTCTACGGCATGGCCGACCACATCGACGTGAACGACGGGGTGATCGAGCCGTATCCCAGCGAGCCCTTCGACATCGACCGGCTGGAGGAGACCTGCTTCATCTGCCAGCCCGCGCTGTTCTTCCGCCGCCGGGTGGTGGCCCGATGGGGCCTGCCGGACGTGAACCTGCGCTACTGCATGGACTATGAGTACTGGCTGCGCCTGGGGCTGGGCGGGGCGCGCTTCGACTACATTCCCGTGAAGCTGGCGGGGTCACGCTTCTATCCCGACACCAAGACCCTGGGCCAGCGCCTGCAGGTGCACGCCGAAATCAACTCCATGATGGCCGACACCCTGGGTTACGTGCCGGATCGCTGGCTGGCCAACTGGGCCCACGCCCTGCTGCGCGACTCCTGGGGCCTGAAGCCCGAGCGCAAGTCCACCACGGCGCTCATCTCGCTGTTCACCCTGGGGGCCAGCCTGTGGTGGAACAAGGGCGTCTCCCGCACGCTGTGGCGTACGGTGCGATCCTGGATGGGGTGGTGA
- a CDS encoding glycosyltransferase family 4 protein: MNTESFKDVIRDITTGFRAEAPLPAWFDRLLMLNQRLWRWWDLGWRALRRLVPALAVDRRPGENPLIGVDLLPLLPGGANGGAKVLAINALEAMAALAPDWTFVLVTGEASVTELKELECANLKVVAAQRSWQVKPPRRLLGRPVDAWFCPFTRPYFQHPDTPLVSLVHDLQHHYYPQFFSEEERRGRDQTYQLVARRATLVACVSDYVRSTVLDYTNLPPRKVRTVFTRLPERLNPPGEAQVAAVLARLGLARQGYLIYPANFWPHKNHAVLLTALGLHAAANPGSGLKLVLTGADTGAAAELRQAAQAMNLGERVLFTGYVSDEDLAALTSVALALIFPSLFEGYGMPVAEAMAMGVPVLCSNVTSLPEVGGDAVLLFDPRKPEDVAAAMTRIASEPGLAAELSQKGRARAASFGGSQRMARDYLDLLDEAIRGLGAQSHVCEGVSADGVAGRVFAAFGPAPGRQWIEARFRNEGSGPVACEALLDGKLVSPRREIAPGGEWKFDRLASPYGGCLEIVFDIPPGHDTVPGVHCLALRLTGGQTCDLLRSSQC, from the coding sequence ATGAACACCGAGTCCTTCAAGGACGTCATCCGCGACATCACCACGGGCTTTCGCGCCGAGGCCCCGCTGCCCGCCTGGTTCGACAGGCTGCTCATGCTCAACCAGCGGCTCTGGCGCTGGTGGGACCTGGGCTGGCGGGCCCTGCGCCGCCTGGTCCCGGCCCTGGCCGTGGACCGCAGGCCCGGCGAGAACCCGCTGATCGGCGTGGACCTCTTGCCCCTGCTGCCCGGCGGGGCCAACGGCGGGGCCAAGGTGCTGGCTATCAACGCCCTGGAGGCCATGGCCGCCCTGGCTCCTGACTGGACCTTCGTGCTGGTGACGGGCGAGGCCAGCGTGACAGAACTCAAGGAACTGGAGTGCGCCAACCTCAAAGTGGTCGCGGCGCAGCGCTCCTGGCAGGTGAAGCCGCCGCGCAGGCTCCTGGGTAGGCCCGTGGACGCCTGGTTCTGCCCCTTCACGCGCCCCTATTTCCAGCACCCGGACACCCCCCTGGTCTCCCTGGTGCATGACCTGCAGCACCACTACTATCCGCAGTTCTTCAGCGAGGAGGAGCGCCGGGGCCGCGACCAGACCTACCAGCTGGTGGCCAGGCGGGCCACGCTGGTGGCCTGCGTGTCGGATTATGTGCGCTCCACCGTGCTCGACTACACGAATCTGCCCCCGCGCAAGGTGCGCACCGTGTTCACCCGCCTGCCCGAGCGCCTGAACCCGCCCGGCGAGGCGCAGGTCGCGGCCGTGCTGGCCCGGCTGGGCCTGGCGCGCCAGGGCTACCTGATCTACCCGGCCAACTTCTGGCCGCACAAGAATCACGCCGTGCTGCTCACCGCCTTGGGCCTGCACGCGGCGGCCAACCCCGGTTCAGGGCTCAAGCTGGTGCTCACCGGGGCGGACACGGGCGCTGCCGCCGAGTTGCGCCAGGCCGCCCAGGCCATGAACCTGGGTGAGCGCGTGCTGTTCACGGGCTACGTATCCGATGAAGACCTGGCCGCGCTCACCTCCGTGGCCCTGGCCTTGATATTTCCTTCGCTCTTCGAGGGCTACGGCATGCCCGTGGCCGAGGCCATGGCCATGGGCGTGCCCGTGCTGTGCTCCAACGTGACCAGCCTGCCCGAGGTGGGCGGCGACGCGGTGCTACTCTTCGACCCGCGCAAGCCCGAGGACGTGGCCGCGGCCATGACCCGCATCGCCTCCGAGCCGGGGCTTGCCGCCGAGTTGTCGCAAAAGGGCAGGGCCAGGGCGGCCTCCTTCGGCGGTTCGCAACGCATGGCGCGCGATTATCTGGACCTTCTGGACGAAGCCATACGCGGCCTGGGCGCGCAGAGCCACGTCTGCGAAGGCGTGAGCGCGGACGGCGTGGCCGGGCGCGTCTTCGCCGCCTTCGGCCCCGCACCTGGCAGGCAGTGGATCGAGGCCCGCTTCCGCAACGAGGGCTCCGGGCCCGTGGCCTGCGAGGCCCTGTTGGACGGCAAGCTTGTCTCCCCGCGCCGCGAGATCGCCCCCGGCGGGGAATGGAAATTCGACCGGCTGGCCAGCCCCTACGGCGGCTGCCTGGAAATCGTATTCGACATACCGCCGGGCCATGATACAGTGCCCGGTGTCCACTGCCTGGCCCTGCGCCTCACGGGCGGGCAAACCTGCGACCTGCTTCGGAGCTCCCAATGTTGA
- a CDS encoding ABC transporter ATP-binding protein produces MSGLQGRNTSPLIAAEGLGKVYHLYKRPQDRLRQLLATGGRTYYKEHWALRDVSFAINPGEAFGIIGRNGAGKSTLLQILAGVLSPTTGRVETPQRVAALLELGSGFKPDFTGRQNVFVNAAVLGVPRKVAERRMDEILEFADIGEHIDQPVRTYSSGMFLRLAFAVTICLEPEVLIVDEALAVGDVFFRQKCYARLQSLMDKGVAVVLVSHAMNDVAQFCTRALYLERGSTVFLGSAMDAVKLFMLRAAGDTSLEPGAAPPEGVAVEGFGSEGFWPEPSAFLDISGAGRAESGRVECLGVAVLDAQGLPARAFEQGDKAFFHVEYRVHEPLEVPVAGVELVSDKGVIVFGKNTLQYDCRVPEYVPAGSLLRFVYEVKLDLAVGEYTFGAGMTAMSAADFARRSEMTHPELDGRNTVLSTLSNVGSLAVTFRTADTSPVQLTHHGVANLPGSARAAFLPGGDNPA; encoded by the coding sequence ATGAGCGGATTGCAAGGACGCAACACGAGCCCGCTCATCGCGGCGGAGGGGCTGGGCAAGGTCTACCATCTCTACAAGCGCCCCCAGGACCGCCTGCGCCAGCTGCTGGCCACGGGCGGGCGCACCTACTACAAGGAGCACTGGGCCCTGCGCGACGTCTCCTTCGCCATCAACCCGGGCGAGGCCTTCGGCATCATCGGGCGCAACGGCGCGGGCAAGAGCACGCTCCTGCAGATCCTGGCCGGGGTGCTGTCGCCCACCACGGGCCGCGTGGAGACGCCCCAGCGCGTGGCCGCCCTGCTGGAGCTGGGCAGCGGCTTCAAGCCCGACTTCACCGGCCGCCAGAACGTGTTCGTCAACGCGGCGGTGCTGGGCGTGCCGCGCAAGGTGGCCGAGCGGCGCATGGACGAGATCCTCGAATTCGCCGACATCGGCGAACACATCGACCAGCCCGTGCGCACCTACTCCTCGGGCATGTTCCTGCGCCTGGCCTTCGCCGTGACCATCTGCCTGGAGCCGGAAGTGCTCATTGTGGACGAGGCCCTGGCCGTGGGCGACGTGTTCTTCCGTCAGAAATGCTACGCGCGCCTGCAGTCGCTCATGGACAAGGGCGTGGCCGTGGTGCTCGTCTCCCACGCCATGAACGACGTGGCCCAATTCTGCACCCGCGCCCTCTATCTGGAGCGGGGGAGCACGGTGTTCCTCGGCTCGGCCATGGACGCGGTGAAGCTCTTCATGCTGCGCGCAGCCGGGGACACCTCTCTGGAGCCGGGGGCCGCCCCGCCCGAAGGAGTGGCGGTCGAGGGGTTCGGTTCCGAGGGGTTCTGGCCCGAGCCGTCGGCCTTTCTGGACATCTCCGGCGCGGGCCGGGCCGAGTCGGGCCGGGTGGAGTGCCTGGGCGTGGCGGTGCTGGACGCCCAGGGTCTGCCCGCCAGGGCCTTCGAGCAGGGCGACAAGGCGTTTTTCCACGTGGAGTACCGCGTTCACGAGCCCCTGGAGGTACCCGTGGCCGGGGTGGAGCTGGTCAGCGACAAGGGCGTGATCGTGTTCGGCAAGAACACCCTGCAGTACGACTGCCGGGTGCCCGAGTACGTGCCCGCCGGGTCGCTGCTGCGCTTCGTCTACGAGGTCAAGCTGGACCTGGCCGTGGGCGAGTACACCTTCGGCGCGGGCATGACCGCCATGAGCGCCGCAGACTTCGCCCGCCGCTCCGAGATGACCCACCCCGAGCTGGACGGGCGCAACACGGTGCTCTCCACGCTCTCCAACGTGGGCTCCCTGGCCGTGACTTTCCGCACCGCCGACACCTCCCCCGTGCAGCTCACGCACCACGGGGTGGCCAACCTGCCGGGCTCGGCGCGCGCCGCGTTCCTCCCCGGCGGAGACAATCCCGCATGA
- a CDS encoding ABC transporter permease: MRKTIAAQPPASLASTLRQSLALASPAGVFRHFLRHREILREFTRLEFTGRFQGTQLGMLWSLITPLITLGVYTFVFSVVFKTSWSGGGKGGVTEFALALLAGLACFEVVAGSAARGATLMAENVNFVKKVVFPLEVLPVSVALALCAQSLLTLGLVCVARLVTGDGIPETAVLAPLGYVPLALLASGLGLWLAPIGVAAKDVGHMVTAVMQLYFFLTPIVYPLEAVPERYRFLLAANPLHVVIEHFRRTLLWGQAPDWTALGLTSLVALVFALLGFAWFMQLKKVFADVL, translated from the coding sequence ATGCGAAAGACCATAGCAGCACAGCCCCCGGCCAGCCTGGCCAGCACCCTGCGGCAAAGCCTCGCTCTGGCGTCGCCCGCGGGAGTCTTCCGTCATTTCCTGCGCCACCGCGAAATCCTTCGCGAGTTCACCAGGCTGGAGTTCACCGGCCGCTTCCAGGGCACCCAGTTGGGCATGCTCTGGAGCCTCATCACCCCGCTCATCACCCTGGGCGTCTACACCTTCGTGTTCTCGGTGGTCTTCAAGACCTCCTGGAGCGGCGGCGGCAAGGGCGGGGTGACGGAATTTGCCCTGGCCCTGCTCGCGGGGCTGGCCTGCTTCGAGGTGGTGGCCGGGTCCGCCGCGCGCGGGGCCACGCTCATGGCCGAGAACGTGAACTTCGTGAAGAAGGTGGTCTTCCCGCTGGAGGTGCTGCCCGTCAGCGTGGCCCTGGCCCTGTGCGCACAGTCCCTGCTCACCCTGGGCCTGGTCTGCGTTGCGCGCCTGGTCACCGGGGACGGCATCCCGGAGACGGCGGTGCTTGCCCCCCTGGGTTACGTGCCGCTGGCGCTGCTGGCCTCGGGCCTCGGGCTCTGGCTGGCCCCGATCGGCGTGGCCGCCAAGGACGTGGGCCATATGGTCACCGCCGTGATGCAGCTCTATTTCTTCCTGACGCCCATCGTCTACCCGCTGGAGGCCGTGCCCGAGCGCTACCGCTTCCTGCTGGCCGCCAACCCCCTGCACGTGGTCATCGAGCATTTCCGGCGCACCCTGCTCTGGGGCCAGGCCCCTGACTGGACCGCCCTGGGGCTGACCAGCCTCGTCGCCCTGGTTTTCGCGCTGCTCGGGTTCGCCTGGTTCATGCAGCTCAAGAAGGTGTTCGCCGATGTGCTCTAG
- a CDS encoding glycosyltransferase family 4 protein: protein MTKVLRVGIDASPLAYPFRTGIGRYLESILPRLVEASGGQARFTLFAGRPLVNPAALALVEQGLAKAVTAKVPSLYAWQQTGMLLQRLMHPQDVFFSPDGLFPPLLPGKAVGMYHDVLWHAHPETLAFHIRTVFRLRHKAGLRRADRAVTGTEASRREMLRVFGKVADKLEVLPSYGVDMAHFRPPREDEAGLEGDFRTRMNLSEPFLLTAGNLQPHKNLAVVPQALDILLRQGRDVPVLAVAGFGDQEALRASLPEGFPADKVRCLGYLSESDLCQAYRLAVAYVFPSLYEGFGLPVVEAQSSGAPVIYADATSLPEVAGDAGLPFYPESPEDLAAKISMILDHPDLRKQMVAKGFVQSAKFRWDRAAETLWRVLREAAGA, encoded by the coding sequence ATGACCAAGGTCCTGCGCGTCGGAATCGACGCTAGCCCCCTCGCCTACCCCTTCCGCACCGGCATCGGCCGGTACCTGGAGTCCATCCTGCCGCGCCTGGTGGAAGCCTCCGGGGGGCAGGCCCGCTTCACGCTCTTCGCGGGCAGGCCGCTGGTGAACCCCGCCGCGCTGGCCCTGGTGGAACAGGGGCTGGCCAAGGCGGTCACCGCCAAGGTGCCCTCGCTCTACGCCTGGCAGCAGACCGGCATGCTCCTGCAGCGCCTGATGCACCCGCAGGACGTCTTTTTCTCCCCCGACGGGCTGTTCCCGCCGCTCCTGCCGGGCAAGGCCGTGGGCATGTACCACGACGTGCTCTGGCACGCCCACCCCGAGACCCTGGCCTTCCACATCCGCACCGTGTTCCGTCTGCGCCACAAGGCCGGGCTTCGCCGCGCGGACAGGGCCGTCACCGGCACCGAGGCCTCCCGCCGGGAGATGCTGCGCGTGTTCGGCAAGGTGGCCGATAAGCTCGAGGTGCTGCCCAGCTACGGGGTGGACATGGCCCACTTCCGCCCCCCGCGCGAGGACGAGGCGGGCCTGGAGGGCGACTTCCGCACCCGCATGAACTTAAGCGAGCCCTTCCTGCTCACGGCGGGCAACCTCCAGCCGCATAAGAATCTGGCCGTTGTGCCCCAGGCCCTGGACATCCTGCTGCGCCAGGGCCGCGACGTGCCCGTGCTGGCCGTGGCCGGCTTCGGCGACCAGGAGGCCCTGCGCGCCTCGCTGCCCGAGGGTTTCCCGGCGGACAAGGTGCGCTGCTTGGGCTACCTCTCCGAGTCGGACCTGTGCCAGGCTTACCGCCTGGCCGTGGCCTACGTCTTCCCCTCGCTCTACGAGGGCTTCGGGCTACCCGTGGTGGAGGCCCAGTCCTCAGGCGCGCCCGTGATTTACGCCGACGCCACCAGCCTGCCCGAGGTGGCCGGGGACGCGGGCCTGCCCTTCTACCCCGAATCCCCCGAAGACCTGGCGGCCAAGATTTCCATGATCCTCGACCATCCGGACCTGCGCAAGCAGATGGTGGCCAAGGGCTTCGTGCAGTCGGCCAAGTTCCGCTGGGACCGCGCCGCAGAGACGCTCTGGCGCGTGCTGCGCGAAGCGGCGGGAGCGTAA
- a CDS encoding glycosyltransferase family 2 protein: MPALPRITVVTPSYNQAQYLARTLDSVAMQKGVDVEHFVLDGGSTDNTVEVIRKHGGHLAWWRSGKDEGQTAALIEGFDRATGQVLCWLNSDDYFWDDQALLRVARAFAANPDAAMVTGDTVLVAEDGSPVMMDMVWRPSARQMRCNMAVPQQSTFWSAEAYRAVGGIDPNFRYCMDFDLFQRMSQGRRIVRIPHVLAAFRLQPASKTATWGDVFRREVGICQNRYGTGFAHALAVKAVTMEIRLGAAWAELCALATGRKLPCLANARWEPCRAWVRKQHGLQF, translated from the coding sequence GTGCCCGCCCTGCCCCGCATCACGGTCGTCACGCCGTCCTACAATCAGGCGCAGTACCTGGCCCGCACCCTGGACAGCGTGGCCATGCAGAAAGGCGTGGACGTGGAGCATTTCGTGCTCGACGGCGGTTCCACCGACAACACTGTCGAAGTCATCCGCAAGCACGGCGGCCACCTGGCCTGGTGGCGAAGCGGTAAGGACGAAGGACAGACGGCGGCCCTGATCGAGGGCTTCGACCGCGCCACGGGGCAGGTGCTCTGCTGGCTCAACTCCGACGACTATTTCTGGGACGACCAGGCCCTTCTGCGCGTGGCCCGGGCCTTCGCCGCCAACCCGGACGCGGCCATGGTCACCGGCGACACGGTGCTGGTGGCCGAAGACGGCAGCCCCGTGATGATGGACATGGTCTGGCGGCCCTCGGCCCGGCAGATGCGCTGCAACATGGCCGTGCCCCAGCAATCCACCTTCTGGAGCGCGGAGGCCTACCGCGCCGTGGGCGGCATCGACCCGAACTTCCGCTACTGCATGGATTTCGACCTGTTCCAGCGCATGAGCCAGGGCAGGCGCATCGTGCGCATCCCGCACGTGCTGGCCGCGTTCCGGCTGCAGCCCGCCTCCAAGACCGCCACCTGGGGCGACGTGTTCCGCAGGGAGGTGGGCATCTGCCAGAACCGCTACGGCACGGGCTTCGCGCACGCCCTGGCGGTCAAGGCCGTGACCATGGAGATCAGGCTCGGCGCGGCCTGGGCCGAACTCTGCGCCCTGGCCACGGGCCGCAAGCTGCCCTGCCTGGCCAACGCCCGCTGGGAGCCCTGCCGGGCCTGGGTGCGCAAGCAACACGGCCTGCAATTCTAG
- a CDS encoding glycosyltransferase family 4 protein yields the protein MRIGVSCRSLEYASGGVKEYLVSLLRALLEQNRRNTYVLFHSQPHFFGSFESAEEYALNCSNRLLFDWVMLPSALAHHGIDVAFFPSSNMPPRVPCKAVAAMMDLGYFQPGPRMYKLADTLYMKWAMRYTARRADGFIAISEHTRRDMTRILGIPAERIAVAHLAADDIYHQPLEPEDVFRFKMRHGLERPFFLYTGNISPRKNLRALLEAFAKASVGMDADLVVTGGLSWDDDWSSWVRSLGIEARVRRLGYVERGDMPLLYAASLAYVFPSLFEGFGLPVLEAQAMGVPVICSDATSLPEVAGQSAYMVNPTDVAGLARALAEVASDPALRQRLSEQGKANEARFSWKATAEKTLAVFEAVHSGRQPA from the coding sequence ATGCGCATCGGCGTCAGCTGCCGCAGCCTGGAGTACGCCTCCGGCGGGGTGAAGGAATACCTGGTCAGCCTCCTGCGAGCCCTGCTGGAGCAGAACAGGCGCAACACCTACGTGCTGTTCCACTCCCAGCCGCATTTCTTCGGCTCCTTCGAGAGCGCGGAGGAATACGCCCTCAATTGCTCCAACCGGCTGCTGTTCGACTGGGTCATGCTGCCCTCGGCCCTGGCCCACCACGGCATCGACGTGGCCTTCTTCCCCTCCTCCAACATGCCCCCGCGCGTGCCCTGCAAGGCCGTGGCCGCCATGATGGACCTGGGCTACTTCCAGCCCGGGCCGCGCATGTACAAGCTGGCTGACACCCTCTACATGAAGTGGGCCATGCGTTACACCGCCCGCCGCGCCGACGGCTTCATCGCCATCTCCGAGCACACCCGGCGCGACATGACCCGCATCCTGGGCATCCCTGCGGAGCGCATCGCCGTGGCCCACCTGGCGGCGGACGACATCTACCACCAGCCCCTGGAGCCCGAGGATGTGTTCCGCTTCAAGATGCGCCACGGCCTGGAGCGCCCCTTCTTCCTCTACACGGGCAACATTTCGCCCCGGAAGAACCTGCGCGCCCTGCTGGAGGCCTTCGCCAAGGCCAGCGTCGGGATGGACGCGGACCTGGTGGTCACGGGCGGGCTTTCCTGGGACGACGACTGGAGCAGTTGGGTGCGCTCCCTGGGCATAGAGGCACGGGTGCGCCGCCTTGGCTACGTGGAACGCGGGGACATGCCGCTGCTCTACGCGGCCTCCTTGGCCTACGTGTTCCCATCGCTGTTCGAGGGTTTCGGCCTGCCCGTGCTGGAGGCCCAGGCCATGGGCGTGCCCGTGATCTGCTCCGATGCCACGAGCCTGCCCGAGGTGGCGGGCCAGAGCGCCTACATGGTCAACCCCACGGACGTGGCCGGGCTGGCCCGCGCGCTCGCGGAGGTGGCCTCCGACCCCGCGTTGCGCCAACGCCTGAGTGAACAGGGCAAGGCCAACGAGGCGCGTTTCTCCTGGAAGGCCACAGCCGAGAAAACGCTGGCAGTGTTCGAGGCCGTGCACTCCGGCCGCCAGCCCGCCTGA
- a CDS encoding ABC transporter ATP-binding protein encodes MSHLVFEDVSVRFGGLQALCDVSFELRPGEILGLIGPNGAGKTTVFNVITGVYSISGGRASYNGAPLAGTPPHRILRMGLARTFQNIRLFPNMTALENVMIAQHSRTKSGVAGAMLRLPSQRAEEARIREKARWALDFMGLGELADEQAKNLAYGLQRRLEISRALASEPRTILLDEPAAGLNPTESSALMQDIGRILDQGINVLMVEHDMKVVMGLCTRIVVLEHGEKIAEGLPSEIRKDQRVIEAYLGTAH; translated from the coding sequence ATGTCCCATCTCGTTTTCGAAGACGTGTCCGTCCGTTTCGGCGGCCTGCAGGCGCTCTGCGACGTCAGCTTCGAGCTGCGCCCGGGCGAAATCCTCGGGCTCATCGGCCCCAACGGCGCGGGAAAGACCACGGTGTTCAACGTCATCACCGGGGTGTACTCCATCAGCGGCGGCCGGGCCTCTTACAACGGCGCGCCCCTGGCCGGCACGCCCCCGCACCGGATACTGCGCATGGGCCTGGCCCGCACCTTCCAGAACATCCGCCTGTTCCCGAACATGACGGCGCTCGAAAACGTGATGATCGCCCAGCACAGCCGGACCAAGAGCGGCGTGGCCGGGGCCATGCTGCGCCTGCCCTCGCAGCGCGCCGAGGAGGCCCGCATCCGCGAGAAGGCCCGCTGGGCCCTGGACTTCATGGGCCTGGGCGAGCTTGCCGACGAGCAGGCCAAGAACTTGGCCTACGGCCTGCAGCGCCGTCTTGAAATTTCACGCGCGCTGGCCAGCGAGCCGCGCACCATCCTGCTCGACGAACCCGCCGCGGGCCTGAACCCCACCGAATCCTCCGCCCTGATGCAGGACATCGGGCGCATCCTCGACCAGGGCATCAACGTGCTCATGGTCGAGCACGACATGAAGGTGGTCATGGGCCTGTGCACGCGCATCGTGGTGCTGGAGCACGGAGAGAAGATCGCCGAGGGCCTGCCCTCGGAAATCCGCAAGGACCAAAGGGTCATCGAGGCCTACCTCGGCACGGCCCACTAA
- a CDS encoding branched-chain amino acid ABC transporter substrate-binding protein: MAKRIIWLAVLALTLGVAAAHAAPLKIGVLAPISGSSAADGNDIVKGVKTAVEVVKAEGGIPGFDGIQVEVQDGACDPRQAVAAANKLANMKVAGVIGEYCSSATIPASEVLNEEKIPMITPASTNPKVTQRGFKYMYRMCGLDVDQAIAATKFMKDVLKAKTIFIVDDKTTYSQHLAEYVAEEAKKAGLNVVAHEHVNDGDMDYSAVLTKVKAAAPDVFYMSLQSSSSGIRMIKQYRQIGIKSAVVSQDAVYHPNFIKEAPEASQGVFFTFGYADKNAPVYKKFLEKYTAMHGEPGAYSAYAFDSAYALLSAIKAAKSADPDKIKAELHKMNTQGASKIIRFAENGDSGSNYAIYKVEGDKYKEYWNPETGKMF; encoded by the coding sequence ATGGCGAAAAGGATCATCTGGCTGGCTGTCCTGGCGCTCACCCTGGGCGTGGCGGCCGCGCACGCGGCTCCGCTCAAGATCGGCGTGCTCGCGCCCATCTCCGGCTCTTCGGCCGCCGACGGCAACGACATCGTGAAGGGCGTGAAGACCGCCGTTGAAGTGGTCAAGGCCGAGGGCGGCATCCCCGGCTTCGACGGCATCCAGGTGGAAGTGCAGGACGGCGCGTGCGATCCCCGCCAGGCCGTGGCCGCCGCCAACAAGCTGGCCAACATGAAGGTCGCCGGCGTCATCGGCGAATACTGCTCCTCGGCCACCATCCCCGCTTCGGAGGTGCTCAACGAGGAGAAGATTCCCATGATCACCCCGGCCTCCACCAACCCCAAGGTCACCCAGCGCGGCTTCAAGTACATGTACCGCATGTGCGGCCTCGACGTTGATCAGGCCATCGCCGCCACCAAGTTCATGAAGGACGTGCTGAAGGCCAAGACCATCTTCATCGTGGACGACAAGACCACCTACTCCCAGCACCTGGCCGAGTACGTGGCCGAGGAGGCCAAGAAGGCCGGCCTGAACGTGGTTGCCCACGAGCACGTCAACGACGGCGACATGGACTACTCCGCCGTGCTGACCAAGGTCAAAGCCGCCGCGCCCGACGTGTTCTACATGAGCCTGCAGAGCTCCTCCTCGGGCATCCGCATGATCAAGCAGTACCGCCAGATCGGCATCAAGAGCGCCGTCGTGTCGCAGGACGCCGTGTACCATCCGAACTTCATCAAGGAAGCCCCCGAGGCCTCCCAGGGCGTGTTCTTCACCTTCGGCTACGCCGACAAGAACGCCCCGGTCTACAAGAAGTTCCTGGAGAAATACACCGCCATGCACGGCGAGCCCGGCGCGTATTCCGCTTACGCGTTCGACTCCGCCTACGCCCTGCTCTCCGCCATCAAGGCCGCCAAGAGCGCCGACCCGGACAAGATCAAGGCCGAACTGCACAAGATGAACACCCAGGGCGCGTCCAAGATCATCCGCTTCGCCGAGAACGGCGACTCGGGATCGAACTACGCCATCTACAAGGTCGAGGGCGACAAGTACAAGGAGTACTGGAACCCCGAGACCGGCAAGATGTTCTAA
- the bla gene encoding class A beta-lactamase yields the protein MNAATSAYAGTITRRSVLLSLAALPLLGACARFSPVSGRSVFTGQLARLEAESGGRLGVFGLNTADGSTLTHRADERFPMCSTFKLMLAAAVLKRGEDDPGLMERVIPIAPGDLLKWAPAAKERVGQGMTVTELCAASMQVSDNTAANLLLRLLGGPEALTAYARSIGDEAFRLERWEPELNTAIPGDPRDTTTPAAMALSLRRLALGDALAPAQRGLLMRWLEGNATGAGKIRAGVPNGWRVGDKTGSGDYGTTNDVAVLFPPSDAPIILAVYLTQPVQDATYRIDVLASAARIAVQAFS from the coding sequence ATGAACGCCGCCACATCCGCCTACGCAGGCACCATCACCCGTCGCAGCGTCCTGCTCTCTCTCGCCGCGCTGCCCCTGCTGGGGGCCTGCGCCAGGTTTTCGCCCGTATCCGGCCGGAGCGTGTTCACGGGCCAGCTCGCGCGGCTGGAGGCCGAATCCGGCGGGCGGCTGGGCGTATTCGGACTGAACACGGCCGACGGCTCCACCCTCACCCATCGCGCGGACGAACGCTTCCCCATGTGCAGCACCTTCAAGCTGATGCTCGCCGCCGCCGTGCTCAAACGCGGGGAGGACGACCCCGGCCTCATGGAGCGCGTCATCCCGATAGCCCCCGGCGATCTGCTCAAATGGGCGCCCGCCGCCAAGGAGCGCGTGGGCCAAGGAATGACCGTGACGGAACTTTGCGCCGCCTCCATGCAGGTGAGCGACAACACGGCCGCCAACCTGCTGCTGCGGCTGCTGGGCGGGCCGGAGGCGCTGACGGCCTACGCCCGGTCCATCGGAGACGAAGCCTTCCGGCTGGAGCGTTGGGAGCCGGAACTGAACACCGCCATCCCCGGCGATCCGCGCGACACCACCACCCCCGCGGCCATGGCCCTTAGCCTCCGGCGCCTGGCTTTGGGCGATGCGCTGGCCCCGGCCCAGCGAGGGCTGCTGATGCGCTGGCTGGAGGGCAACGCCACGGGTGCCGGGAAGATTCGCGCGGGCGTTCCCAACGGCTGGCGCGTGGGGGACAAGACCGGCTCCGGGGATTACGGCACCACCAACGACGTGGCCGTGCTGTTCCCTCCTTCCGACGCGCCGATCATCCTGGCTGTCTATCTCACCCAGCCCGTGCAGGACGCCACATACCGCATCGACGTGCTCGCTTCGGCGGCGCGCATCGCGGTCCAGGCGTTCAGCTAA